CGATTTCTTCGGTGGGCCGCGGTGGCGTGAAGCTAGGCGCATCGAGGCCATCCGCCAAGGGCCCGAGCCCTCCATCCGTGCGATGCCTCATTTGCACCGGAATAAAATCCTGGCAAGATGCAACCGGTAATAGGCAGCCCCGCCGGCTTGCAGGCTTTGGCGCGGCCCGCCCCAGGGAGGATTGTTCATGCGCCTTCATCTGATCGCGGCCGCGGCCGCCGTGCTGTTCGTCACCGATATCGCATCGGCCCAGGCCCCGGCCACCACGCCGGCAGCCCCAGGGGCGACGGCACCGGCAACCACACCGTCGCGCGCCCGCACCCGCGCTCCGGCCGCTACCGCACCAGCCGCGACCACCCCCGGCGCCGCCGCGCCGGCAACCACCACCCGCCCGCGCTCAGCCGCTCAGTTGCGCAACGATCAGCTGATGCGCGACTGTGGCGCGGAATGGCGGGCCGGCAGGACGCAGTTGCAGGCCGCCGGCAAGACCTGGCGGACATTCCTGCCGGAGTGCCGGGCTCGTCGGCGCGGCGCCTGACGCCAAGTCGGTCCAACGTCGGTCCAACGTCGGTCCAACGTCGGTCCAACGTCGGTCCAACGTCGGTCCAACGTCGGTCCAACCTCAGTCCAGCACCATCTTGAAGCCCTCATGGCTGCGGGCAAAGCCCAACCGCTCGTAGAAGCGGTGGGCGGCGCCCCGGCGCTTGTCCGACGACAATTCGAGCAGGCCGACGCCGAGCGCGCGGGCCTGCTCGACCGCATGGCGCATCATGATGGCGCCGATGCCGCCGCCGCGCAGCTCCGGGTCGACATGGACGCTCTCGATCTTGCCGCGGATACGACCGCGCTGGGCGATGCCCGGCAGCACGGTGAGCTGATAGGTGCCGATCACCCGGCCCGCCTGTTCGGCGACGAACAGATGATTGGCGGCCGAGCTGCGAATGCGGTCGAACGCCTCGGCATAGGCCGGATGCCGCGCTTCGGCCTCGGCCGCCACCCGGTCGGCCGCATCCGCCGCGCCGCCCATCGCGATCAGGGCGGCGATGGCGGCGACGTCGGCCGCCATGGCCGGCCGGAGGTCCGGCACGGCGGAGGACGGAGCCATGCTCATGCGCGGTGCTCCTGCGGCACCACGGCCTGCGCATTGCCGAAGCCCGGAAGGCCTTCGAAACGCTTGGCCCAGGCCGCGACATTGGCATGGGCGGTAATATCGAAGCCGGCCTGGCCGGCCATGCAGGCCACGCCATAGATGTCGATATCGGCGATTGTCGGGCTCTTGCCGACCAGCCAGTCGCGTCCGGCCAGATGATCGTTGAGCGTCTTCAGCGCCAGATTGGCCTCGGCCGCATACATTTCCATGATCGGCTGGTTGAACGAGCGAAGACCGGCGCGGCAGGCCCGCGACCGGTAGATCGGCGGCGCCAGCTTGTCGAAGTCCCAGAACATCCATTCGCGCGCCCGGATCAGGTCGCCTGGCTCGTCGCCCTTGAACCGGCCGAGCTCGAGGGCCAGGTGCTCCAGGATCGCCGCCGACTGGCACAACGAAACGCCCAGCTTGGCATCGTCCAGCGCCGGCACCTGGCCGAAGCGGTTCTTGGCCAGGAAGTCCGGCGTCTTGTGCTCGCCGGCCCTGAGATTGATTTGCCGGAAGGCGAAGGGTTCGCCGCACAGCGACAGCATGAGCGCGACCTTGTAGGTCGGTCCGGACAACCAGAAACCGTGAAGCGTGAAGCGTTTCGACATGAATATCCTCCCGATGCGGGCGGCATGGGAAACGAGCTTCTCCTTTCGCGCAAGTGCGCGGCTTGCAAGCGAGGTCAGCTGATAATGCCGATGGGATGAGAACCCCACGAGAGGAACCATCGCCAGTCCATTGCCGACCCGCAGGCTTTCACTGCGCCATGGCCGCGCTCGTCACGGCCATCCACGTCTTCCCGGTCAGGTCATGCGTTGATGGCCGGGCCAAGGCCGGTCAAGACGGAGGGGCAGTGCGGTACTACCCGCGCGCCGACCGCACGAAGGCCAGGAGTTCGGCGTTGAAGCGCGGCGCGTCTTCCCAGAATGGCAGATGGCCGACGCCGTCGTAGAACGACGTCTTGGCGCCCGGAATGGTCGCCGCGGTATATTCGCCGACCGCCGGCACCACCGCCTTGTCGGCGCGGCCATGGGTGACCAGCACCGGCAGTTTCAAGGCCTTGAACATCGCCTCATAAGGCGTCGGCCGTCCCAGCATGTTGCGGCGGATGGCGGCCGGCGTCATCGCATTGAAGGCCACCATGGTCTCGAACTCCTCCTGGGTCGGCGCCTTGGCGAAACAGGCGCTGAGGAAGGCGCGTGTCTGGCGGATCTGGGTGCCGAGATCAGGCGCCACCATGCCGGCCGAAACCGGGCCGGCCGGCGCCTGCATGTTCAGGGCGGCATGGGTGACGGCATTGACGAAATTGACGCCCGAGACCGCGTCAGGACCATGCACCATGAGGTAATCGGCCATGACCCGGCCGGCATAGGACCAGCCGACCAGCACCGGGCGCACCGCGCCGGTCGCCGCGATCACCGCCTTGACGTCGTCGGCCCAGACCTTGGCCGGCTGATAGGCGTCCCGCCCCGGCGGCTTGTCGGACAGGCCATGGCCGCGCAGATCGAAGCTGATCAGGCGCAGCTCGGCCGCGAGCGCCGGATCGGTCACCTGCTTCAACCAGCAGAGATGCGCCTGGCTGAAGCCGTGGATCAGCACGACCGGCAGCCCCGCCGGATTGCCCCATTCCTGCACGGCGAGCGCGGTGCCGTCGGCCGACATGGCCATCGAGAGCTTGGGCTGGACCGCGGCCGCCACCACTGACGGCCCCTGGGCAAGCGCGGCCGGGCCAGGCGGGCTCGCCGACATGGCGGCGGCAGCGATCAGCGTCGCGCGGCGGGTCATTGCGGTCATGGACGGTCTCCCGGAACCTGCCGGCCCATGGGCGGGCTTCTGGCGCATCAGGATAGGAACGGCCCGGCCGTCGCGGCAATGGTCGAGGCCTTGCCCGGCTGCCCGAAGCGCCATGAAACTCTTATGTCCCCGATAGACCGGGGCTATCGCGGCCACGCGAGATCCGGCCCAGGCGGCGGCCCCAGATGACGTCCCCCAATGACGTCGCAAGATGTTTCGGTCTTGCAAATGGCTCGCATGTGCGTGCAAATGATTTGCATGTGCGAAAATATCATCCGAACTGGGGAGTGAATCATGTCCTTCTGGAAACGCGCCGTCGCAGTTGCCGCCTTGGTGGCGCTGAGCTGGGGCGCCGCCCTGCCCGGCCGGGCCGCCGGCAACCTCGCCGGCCAGACGCCGATCGAGGTGGTGGTCGAGCTCGGCGCACCCGGGCGCCACGCCTTCTTTCCCGACAAGCTGAGGTTTGAAACCGGCCGGCTGTACAAATTGGTGCTGCGCAATGCCAGCGACGCGCCGCACTATTTCACCTCGCACAGCTTCAGCCAGATGATCTACACCCGCAAGGTCCAGGTGGTGCAGCGCCAGGGCGAGCGCCTCGTCACCCTCGCCGAATTCAAGGGCGCCATCCGCGAGATCGAGGTCTATCCGGGCCAGACCGCCGAGTGGTGGTTCGTGCCGGTGGCGACCGGGCGGGTCACCGACCTGCGCTGCGGCATCGTCGGCACCGACGGCAAGACCCACGCCGACCACGGCATGGTCGGCGAGATCGTCATCGAATAGCCAGGGTCCGCCTCGGCCGGTCGCCGCTTGACCGCGGCGGCCGCCTCAGATGCCGAGCTTCTGCTTCAGAATGTCGTTGACCGCACCCGGATTGGCCTTGCCGCCGGACGCCTTCATCACCTGGCCGACGAACCAGCCGAGCAAGGTCGGCTTGGCCCTGGCCTGCTCGACCTTGTCCGGATTGGCGGCGATCACCTCGTCGATCACCTTCTCGATCGCGCCGGTATCGGTGACCTGCTTCATGCCGCGCGTCTCGACGATAGCGGCGGGGTCGCCGCCCTCTGTGAAGACGATCTCGAACAGGTCCTTGGCGATCTTGCCGGAAATGGTGCCGTCGGCGATCAGGTCGATGATGCCGCCGATCTGCGCCGGCGAGACCGGCGAGGCGGTGACGTCGTGGCCCTCCTTGTTGAGGCGGCCGAACAGCTCGTTGATCACCCAGTTGGCGGCAGCCTTGCTGTCGCGGCCCTTGGCCACCTCCTCGAAATAGTCGGCGCTTTCGCGCTCCAGCACCAGGATCGAGGCGTCATAGGGCGTCAGGCCATATTGCGCGATGAAGCGGGCTTTCTTGCCATCCGGCAGTTCCGGCAGATGCTGGGCGAGATCGTCGACATAGGCCTGGTCGAATTCCAGCGGCAGCAGGTCGGGATCCGGGAAATAGCGATAGTCATGCGCTTCTTCCTTCGAGCGCATCGATCGCGTCTCGCCCTTGACCGGGTCGAACAGGCGGGTCTCCTGATCGATCGTGCCGCCATCCTCGATGACGCCGATCTGGCGGCGCGCCTCGTGGTCGATCGCCTGGCCGATGAAGCGGATCGAATTGACGTTCTTGATCTCGCAGCGCGTGCCCAGCTCGTCGCCGGGCTTGCGCACGGAGACGTTGACGTCGGCACGCAGGTTGCCCTTTTCCATGTCGCCGTCGCAGGTGCCGAGATAGCGCAGGATGGTGCGCAGCTTGGTCACATAGGCCTTGGCTTCGTCGGCCGTGCGCATATCCGGCTTGGAGACGATCTCCATCAGCGCCACGCCGGAACGGTTCAGGTCGACATAGGACAGCGTCGGGCTCTGGTCGTGAATCGACTTGCCGGCGTCCTGTTCCAGGTGCAGCCGCTCGATCCGCACGGTGAAGCTTTCGGTCGGCGTCAGGTCGACGGTCACCTCGCCCTCGCCGACGATCGGGCTCTTGTACTGGCTGATCTGATAGCCCTGCGGCAGATCCGGATAGAAATAGTTCTTCCGGTCGAACACGCTCTTCAGATTGATCTCGGCCTTCAGGCCAATGCCGGTGCGGATCGCCTGCCGGACACATTCCTCGTTGATGACCGGCAGCATGCCCGGCATGGCGGCGTCGACCAGGCTGACCTGGCTGTTCGGCTCGGCGCCGAAGGCGGTCGCCGCGCCCGAGAACAGCTTGGCCTGCGTCGCGACCTGGGCATGGATCTCCAGGCCGATCACGACCTCCCAGTCGCCGGTGGCGCCGGGGATGAGCTTCTTCGGATCGACAGGCACGGTCATGGCGGGCTCGTACAAACTTGGGGTGCTGTGCCGGGAGTAGCGAATGGAGCGCCCGAGAACAAGGGTCGCCGCATCGCCGCCGGCCGATTGGCCTGTCGCATCGGTTGTTTTTGCGTCATCGCAGCCGGTATCGGCTCGACCTCTCACCCTACTCGCGCTTCGCTATTCGCCGCTCCGTCTAGAGCGGCGTCGCGCCGCGCCCGACAAACAGGATCGGACCGGTCGGCCGGCCGGTCGGCGAGCCGCCGGCCGGTTCCAGCGTGATCTCATAGAGCTGGTCGGCCACCGGCGCCGGCAAGCCGGATGTCCGGTAGTCCTGGCCGCGCGCGCTGGTCATCAGGCCGATCGAGCGCGGACCGACGGCGCGATCCCAGAGTGTCCAGACCTGCAGGGTGCGGCCCTCCGGAACCGGGATCGGGGTGAGCGGCACGACCCGGATGCGACCGTCGGCGAAGGCCTCGACAATGGCGCCGGCGGTCTGTGTGTTCGGCGCGTTGAGCACGGCGACCACCACCGGGCCGGCCGGCGGCCCGAGCGGCCGGACCAGCAGGACCGCCGCCAGCACGAAGGCCGCCGCGACGCCGGCGAGCGCGGCGATCCTGAGCGCCCTGACATCGGCCCAGAAGGCCTTGGCGCGACCGACGAGGCCGGTCGAAGCGGGCGCGGCCGGCGCGGCCGGAGCCGCACCGATGGCGCGCTCGATGCCGGCCCAGAGCTCGGCCGAGGGCTCGATCGGTGGAGCCGCCTCGTCCAGCGGCAAGAGCCTGGCGCGCCAGTCGGCAACGGCGCGGCGGACCTCCGGATCGGTCACCATCAGCCGCTCGAAGGCCTCGTTCTCGTCCTTGCTCATGAGCCCCGCCACATATTCGCCAGCGGATGCGATGATCTCGTCGGTCATCCCATGCACTCCCTGAGCGAGATCAGCGAGCGGCGGATCCACGCCTTCACCGTGCCGAGCGGCACGGCGAGCCGTCCGGCGATTTCGCCATGCGAGAAACCGTCGACATAGGCCATCAGGACACTGGTCCGCCGGCGGGGATCGAGCCCTTCCAGGCAGCGCTTCAGCGCATTGGCCTCGGGCAGCATGTCGGCCGCCGAATAGGCCTGGACGGCATCGGCGGTGTTCTCCGGCACCTCTTCGACCAGATCCTCGCGCCGGCCGTCGCGCAGCACGTTCAGCGCCTGGTTGCGCACGATGGCATAGAGCCAGGCCTTGGGCGGGCCGAGTTCCGGATTGAACCGGTGGGCATTGCGCCAGATCTTGACGAAAGCCTCCTGCACCACCTCTTCCGCCAGTTCGCGCCGTTTCACGATGCGCATGGCAACCCCGATCATGACCGGGCATTCGCTCTCGTAGATCACGCGCAAGGCCGCGCGGTCACCCTTGGCGCAGCGCGCCAGCGCATCCTTCAGGTCGGCGGCGGGTAGCGCCATGATGCACTCCGGAAGCCTCGATTGCGGCCATTACACGCGCGTTCGGCATGTGGATGCAATCGCGCGGGGGAAATTTTGGCGCAGCGCCGCCGCGACCTGCGACCCCGCGTCTTCACGAACCCGTGATCGACGCATCCGCCGGGCCGGCGCGCCGGGTACCCCTCACGACGGCGCAGCAGCGACCGATCAGGGGAGACCGCCCATGTCCAGCAAAGCCACGTTTCTTGCCGCCACCTTCGCGCTCGCAGCCCTTGCCGCGCCGGCTCAGGCTGATCGCCTGGTCGGCCTGGTCGACGGCCGGACGCTCGTCTCCATTGATCCCGCGACCCGCATGGTCTCGCGTCCGGTCGCGATCTCGGGCGTCGGCCAGCTCGTCGGCATCGACCGCCGGCCGGCCGACGGCCTGCTCTACGGGCTCGCCGCCGACGGCTCGATCGTCACCATCGATCCGCAGACCGGCCGCGCGACGGTGAAATCCAAACTGTCGGAGACGCTGCGCGGCGGCACCTCGATCACCGTCGACTTCAATCCGGTGGCCGACCGCCTGCGCGTCATGACCCCCGACGGGGTCAGCCTCAGGGTCAATGTCGATGACGGCAAGGCGACCGTCGACGGCAGCCACAAGTTCAAGGAGGGCGACGCCAATGCCACCCGCACGCCGCGCGTGGTCGCCGGCGCCTATAGCAATTCGGTGAAAGGGACGACGGCCACCGCGCTCTACGACATCGATGCCGGCTCGAATGCGCTGGTGACCCAGGTGCCGCCGAACGATGGCGTGCTGAACACGATCGGTGCGCTCGGCATCACGCTGTCCGGGCCGGCAGCCTTTAATATCGCCAGCATGAACGGCACCAATGCGGCCTGGCTGGTCACCGCGGGCAATGTCTATTCGGTCGACCTGCAGACCGGTCGCGCCACCATGAGCGGCGCGCTGCAGGGCCTCACCGGCGCGCTCAGCCACATTGCCTGGGTCGACTGACACCGCTCCCGTTGTGACAGTCGCCTGAGCCGGAGCGGTCCCCACGCCAATGTGGGGGCCGTTCTCGCGCGTCCCGGACGCTCAGCCCCGGGATGGGCCTTCGATGCGGCCGGCGAGATAGCGGCAAAGCCCGCCGCCGACCAGCGCGCCGGCCGCCAGCACCGTCAGATAGGTCAGCTTCAGCGGCGGATCGCCGCTGTACCAGCCCATCGCCAGCAGGATGCAGAACAGGCCCGTCGTCACCCACAGGAGCCAGGCGAACACCGTCAGACAGGCGATCGCGATGGCGCGGGTGATGATCATCTCAAGCCCACCACTGGTCCTGCACCGGGAACGACCCCTTGGCCTTTTCGATGACGCTGGCCACCGAGAACAGCGTCTCCTCGTCGAAGGCGCGGCCGATCAGCTGAAGCCCGAGCGGCAGGCCCTGAGGATCGAGGCCGGCCGGAACCGCGATGCCCGGCAAGCCGGCCATGTTGACGGTCACCGTGAAGACGTCGTTCAGATACATCTCGACCGGATCGCCCGATCCCTTCTCGCCGATGCCGAAGGCCGCGGACGGCGTCGCCGGCGTCAGGATCGCGTCGACGCCCTGGGCGTAAGCGTCCTCGAAATCCTTCTTGATCAGGGTGCGCAGCTTCTGGGCCCGGACGTAATAGGCGTCGTAATAACCGGCCGAGAGCACATAGGTGCCGATCATGATGCGGCGCTTGACCTCCTTGCCGAAGCCCGCGGCGCGGGTCTTCTCGTAGAGGTCGGTGATGTCCTTGCCCGGCACCCGCAAACCGTAACGCACGCCGTCGTAACGGGCGAGGTTGGAGGACGCTTCCGCCGGCGCCACGATATAATAGGCCGGCAGCGCATATTTGGTGTGCGGCAGCGAAATCTCGACGATCTTGGCGCCGGCGTCCTTGAGGATCGCCGCCCCCTCTTCCCAGAGCTTCTCGATCTCCGGCGGCATGCCGTCGACCCGATACTCCCGGGGGATGCCGATGGTCATGCCCTTGACCGATTTGCCGACCGCCTTGGCGTAGTCGGGCACCGGCAGATCGACGCAGGTCGTGTCCTTGGCGTCGGCGCCGGCGAACGAGCGCAGCAGCATGGCGGTGTCCAGCACCGTGCGCGCGATCGGCCCGGCCTGGTCGAGCGACGAGGCGAAGGCCACCACGCCCCAGCGCGACACCCGGCCATAGGTCGGCTTGATGCCGACCGTACCGGTGAAGGCGGCGGGCTGGCGGATCGAGCCGCCGGTATCGGTCGCGGTGGCGCCGGCGCACAGATGCGCCGCGACCGCCGAGGACGACCCGCCGGACGAGCCGCCGGGCACCAGATAGGTGCCTTCGACACCGCCGGCTCCGCCGCTCACATTCGAGCCCTTGCGCCGCCAGGGGTTGATCGCGCCGGGGAAGCAGCTCGTCTCGTTCGACGAGCCCATGGCGAACTCGTCATTGTTCAGCTTGCCGAGCATGACCGCGCCGTCGCGCCACAGATTGGTGGTGACCGTCGATTCATAGGTCGGCACGAAATTGGCGAGGATCTTCGAACAGGCGGTGGTGCGCGTGCCCTTGGTGCAGAACAGGTCCTTGACACCCAGCGGAATGCCTTCGAGCGGCCCGATCTCGCCCTTGGCGATGCGCTCGTCCGAGGCCCTTGCCATGGCCAGTGCCTTGTCCGGCGTTTCCAGCACATAGGCGTTGAGGCTGCGCGCCTTTTCCATGGCGCCGAGATAGGCCTTGGTCAGATCGGTGGCCGAGAAGTCCTTGGCGGCGAGGCCGGCATGGGCCTCGGCGATCGAGAGATGGGTCAGGTCGGTCACCGGTGTCACTCCACGACCTTGGGAACGGCGAAGAAGGTGCCCTCGTGTTCGGGCGCATTGGCGACGATCTGCTCGGCGATGCCGCCATCGGTGATCGCATCCTGGCGCTTCTTCATCGCCATCGGCGTGACCGAGGTCATCGGTTCGACGCCTGACACGTCGACCTCGCTCAATTGCTCGACGAAGGAGAGGATGGCGTTGATCTCGCCCTGGAGGTGCGGCACCTCCGCCTCGGTGACGGCAATACGCGCCAGATGCGCGATACGCCGCACGGTCGCCTGATCGACGGACATGGAAGTGTTCACCCGGTCGCGTGAGGAATAACGATCGGGCCTCATAGCACCCGGTCGTTTCGCGCCGCAACCGCGCAGGCGATCAGGTCTCGGCCGCGGGACCTGCCTCGCGCCCGTTGTCACGCCCGTTGTCACGCCCTTGGGTCTCGCCGTTGCGGCCGACAAATTGCCCGGCAAGTCTCGGCAGCTCGCTCAGTCGGAAGCGCAGAATGGCGGCGGAGGGAATGCTTGGCCTCGGCCGGCCGTCACCTGGCCCGCCCGGTTCATCGGCCCGGTCGGCGCCTGGTTGAACCGGTGTAAAGGGACCCCGCTCCGCCGGCCCGCCTGATGACGTGGCCCGCTCCGGCGCAACCGCGCCGCCCTGCGCTCCGGCCGCTCCATTGTTCTCGGAGCGCTGCCGCGTCGTCGAAACCGCCGGCATGGCTTGCGCCGCCCGGGTTTCGGCGATCAGCCGGGCCCGCAGGGCCCGGGCAACGGCGGCGCCGCCTTGCGGGATCGGTCGCGGCCGCGCGACGATGACGGCCGGCTCTTCGCGAACCGTCGAATCGAGCGCCCCATAAAGCGCGGCATGGGCCTTGAGCGCTGCTGGGTCGGCGATTTCGGAGGTCGAGAATGTGTTGCGCGGATCGTTCATAGAGCCCTCTCGCATCGGGCTGCATTTTGCCAGCGCACCACCGGCGTCGCGAGTGGAACTATTCGTTAACCCTGACGAACATGGTTTACCTCAGGTTAAATTCCGTCAGGCTTTGGCTTAAGCGTCTGAGCACGCTAGAACCGGGCGGAAGCCTGTTCCCCGGACTTATCCACATGTGTGCAGACTGCAACGACCTGTTTCCGCTTCCCGGGTCCAAGCCGGACCTGGAGGAAGGCGACCGACTCACTCCGCGATTCGGCCCTGATGGCCTGGTCACGGCGGTCACCAGCGATGCCCGGACCGGCGAATTGCTGATGGTCGCGCATATGAACGCCGAGGCGCTGGCCCGCACCGTGGAGACCGGCGAGGCCTGGTACTGGTCGCGCTCGCGCCAGTCGCTCTGGCACAAGGGCGACACGTCGGGCCAGATCCAGACGGTGGTCGAGATGCGGGTCGATTGCGACCAGGACGCGGTCTGGCTCAAGGTGACGGTCGGCGGCGACGGCGGCTCCTGTCATACCGGCCGCAGGTCCTGTTTCTATCGCGCCGTGCCGATCGGCAAGCCGGTGAGCGAGGCTCGCCTCGAACCGCGCGACGCCGAGCGTCTGCGCCCGGCTTTCGGCTGAGCCATGCTGCGTCTCCGTCGCACCCGCAGGCGCCAGAACGAAGAGCCGGCCGAGCCCAAGGCCGCTCCGGTGCCGCCGCCGCGCCCGACCATTGGCCTGGCGCTCGGCGGTGGCGCGGCCCGAGGCCTGGCGCATATTGGCGTGCTGCGCGCCCTGGTGCGCGCCGGTTATGCGCCCGACGTCATTGCCGGCACGTCGATCGGCGCGGTGGTCGGCGGCCTCTATGCCGCCGGCAAGCTGGAGGCGCTCGCCGACTGGGCCGTCGCGCTGAAGCGCCGCGACGTGATCTCGCTCGTCGACATCGCGATTTCCGGCGGCGGGCTGATGGGCGGCTCGCGCATTGCCCAGCTGCTGGAGCGCGAGATCGGCGACAGCCGCATCGAGGACCTGCCGATCCGTTTCGCCGCGATCGCCACCGAGATCGGCACCGGTCACGAGGTCTGGCTCACCCGCGGCCTCATGATGACGGCGCTGCGCGGCTCTTATGCCCTGCCCGGCATCCTGCCGCCGGTGCGGATCGGCGGACGCTGGCTGATGGACGGGGCCTTGTCGAACCCGGTGCCGGTTTCGGTCACCCGTGCACTCGGCGCCCGCCTGGTGCTCGCGGTCAGCCTCAATGCCGATGCGCTCGGCCGCGCGACCGTCATCCAGGATCACGGCACCAGCCCGGAAGACGAGGCCTTCCCGCTCATCGAGCGGCGGCCGCGCGTCAGGGCGGTGGTCAATCTCGGCCGGGGTCTCGGCCGCGGGCTGGGCCGGGCGTTGTCGCGTCCGCTGCGCGCGCGCCTGAGCGAGACGGTCGACGACGGCGCCATCGACCCGCGCATTGCGCTGGCCCGTTCACCCGGCATCCCGACCGTGCTGGCCAAGGCCTTCAACGCGACCCAGGAGCGTATCGCCCGCACCCGGCTGGCCGGCGATCCGCCGAACGTCCTGATCGGCCCGCGCTTGTCGCGCCTCGGCCTGTTCGAGTTCCACCGCGCCGCGGACGCCATCGCGCTCGGCGAGGAAGCAACCGAACGGCTGCTGCCCGACATTGCCGAAGCGATGAAGGCGGTCGCTTGATCCGGGACCTGCGGTCGATCCCGG
This portion of the Phreatobacter stygius genome encodes:
- a CDS encoding patatin-like phospholipase family protein yields the protein MLRLRRTRRRQNEEPAEPKAAPVPPPRPTIGLALGGGAARGLAHIGVLRALVRAGYAPDVIAGTSIGAVVGGLYAAGKLEALADWAVALKRRDVISLVDIAISGGGLMGGSRIAQLLEREIGDSRIEDLPIRFAAIATEIGTGHEVWLTRGLMMTALRGSYALPGILPPVRIGGRWLMDGALSNPVPVSVTRALGARLVLAVSLNADALGRATVIQDHGTSPEDEAFPLIERRPRVRAVVNLGRGLGRGLGRALSRPLRARLSETVDDGAIDPRIALARSPGIPTVLAKAFNATQERIARTRLAGDPPNVLIGPRLSRLGLFEFHRAADAIALGEEATERLLPDIAEAMKAVA